cacaacaatatataaaaatttttagcCTCTCAGTGGATTGGGTAGGATAGGGATTTGGAAGATTTTGGAACTgggaaaagagaaatacaaacaaaagatTTTCTCAGTGGAGAAAGCAGTGGAGTCAGATGGTAGCGGACAGTCTCAAGGTCAGGAGCAGTGTCACTCACTGTCCCTGGAGTATCCCTTGGGCTCTCCTGCCCATATATGTGCTGACCCCCTTTCCTAAAGAGTTTCGCCCATCATTCTCCCACTCTCTCTTCTGTCCGAACTGACAAAGtccacctcctctgggaagccctccCCAGTTTACCCTACCTGTAAGTAAACTTGCCCTAGTAACTTACCTGCTCCTTGATTGTTTACTACTATCCCCATAGTAGAGGGAATAGTATTCCCATAATACTACTATTCCCATAGTACTGTACCTACTCCTTGCTTAGGAGTTTAGTACTTGTTATCTTATAGAATGGATAAGAATCTCACCTATTAGGCTGCATGTTCCTCATAGGTAGGCATTGTgcgttttttttgtttcatttcacatCTCTTGCTCTCTTTTAGAACTCTTAGCACAGTGACGAGTCAATGTACCACATGGTTCCATTTTCTCTTGGTTATCATAATTGTCAAAGAGGGCaattattctgtttttccttatcttccttttttttttgaactgaGACATGTCAAAATTCAATGACTCAACAAAATGCCTATGAATTTGTGGCTAAAACAATACTATTGTGTCAAAGATGTAGAGAGCTGGCAAAAGCTATGCCAATAAGACAAACTTGCCAATTTCTCCTCTGAGCAACATCCCAGGCTTTTGTTTTCTCCATGTGTTCAtttgcatttaaagaaaaaaaaaagggaaatattttaatGAGGCACTTGACTCCCAGAGAGGGCAAACAGAAGACATGATGTGTCTTGCTGAAGTTTCTGTGTAGGGTACCCAGTTGGCCCTCCTGGGTAATGTGGAGCAAAGTCCTGTGCTTCCAAAGCACTCTTCTTCCAGATATGGCCACAGTGGTGAAGGTGGCAATGGGCATAACTTCTGACATTGTTCTGATGGAAGAAATTAAAGTTAGATACATCTAACTCCTCAAAGGACCATGCAGAACTAGGATTCAGGCCTTTTAAACCCCACTCAGTGGGTGCATGGCAGGGCTTTGAGAACTGTGACTGGGAAGAAAGTCTTTTCTCCTCCTATGAGAGGGACTAGGTGCCTAGTGAGAAACCTACATGTGCAATAATTGCCTTTCCTTAGAGACCACTTTAGCCATTGATTGGAGACCTCAGAGCTTTTGTAGCAATTATTAGTGTCTTCTCCAAAGAGATTTGTGTTGGAGCTGGGAGCCCACAGGAAGAGGCTGTTCCCCAATCTCTGCTGTCCCTGCCTGGAATTGAACAAAAACCGGTGAAGAGTGCAACCTAATCAGATTTTGCAGATCTggaaacacaaagaataaaacgGTGTCTTTGGCGGAAAAGAAGTGGCTAGAAGGATCTTGAGGATGGTAGGGTCCAGGGACTGACTTTCAGGCAGTGAAGTTATTATTGTCCCCATATTGATGCACacattgtgtgtgcatgtgtgtgaggaaTGTAGGAGGGAAGAGGACACTGTGGCTCCAGGAGATTTGCTTAGCATTATAACTGAGCAAGTCTGGGAGGGCAACAAGAACCACCCAGACTTCCTGATGCTCAGCAGAATACTTTTGCCCCTACACCCTTAGGATTTCTCCAAGCAGTGGGTGAGAAATGACCTTTTAGACATTAAGGAAAAATAGTGGACAAAGAGAGAAGAGGACCTGCTAGGTAAAGATGTGGAattcaggtgaagaaactgacCTGGTTTTCTTGGTTCCTGCTCCATTCAGATCACCAGATCCAATTTCctttaattatcatttttttcccaatAGGTCAGTCTGACACAAGCATAGCTGCCAAAGTCTTATGCTTTAAAGGTGATCCAATGTCCTTTCTATCCTGTTGCACTACAACTCTGCCAAAGAACTTACTGTTAGCTCAAAAGCCTCTATCAGTCTTCAGATATTAATAGACTGCAGAGCTGGTATTTATGTTTGTTTAATTAATGGTGGACACCTTCTGAGTAGAGGCTGTTGGAATAATCAGGTGATGCAGTAAAATCTTGTTATAAACTAAACAGAGATTCTGTGTACAGTTTTGTTTCTAATGGCCGTTCCACCACTTCtgagctgtgcagccttgggaatGATACTTAAGCCCTTtctttctcagtttctttatctgtaaaatgagaataagaaaaGTTCCTACCTCATGTAGtggttgtggggattaaatgagttaatatataaataatttagaatagtgtttatctgttttttattatgaaggaCAATATCAGTTCTTATAAAAGCATTTTTGGTAAATGAAGAGGCTCTAATGAAGGTAACAGCTTTCTGCTAAGTAAGCACATTGTTAGGTTGAGGAAAAAAGTATAAACCCAAGAATGGCTTATGGGCTTCGTGACTGTTGATCAATTTTAGTGAGTTCTTAGACTTCgggcattttctgtttttaaacactttcacaaaaataaaagtaattcattGAACATGTGTATAGCACATTTCCCCTTGCAAGGTGCCTCATATATTATTTGGTAACTTTATTCCATGAGAAAATATTAAACCTTTACCATGTGCTGAGCTCCAGGAGCACGTGCTCTGACCAGGGAAGGCAGACAGGAGAGAACTTTCCTGTAGAAAGTGCGATCTGGGTTGAGGTTTGAAGGTAGGGTAAGAGTTGGCAAGGACTTGGAGGATGCGAAAGAGAAGGTGTTCTAGGCAGAAGGGGTTTGTCCTGTTGAAAGTGCAGAGATGTAGGAGAACCTGGGGGAGATTAGAGAAGCTGCCAATAATTCAATACATCTGGAGAGAAGTGTGAGAGGGTGAAGTGTGGCTGTGGGTATCAGGATTTAGAAGCAAGAAAGGAACATGAAGAAATAAGCAGAGGAGATCTCACAGAGGCATTTCCAACATGTGGAGGAGTCAAAATATTATCCCATCCTAGATTACAGTAAtctattgcatatttcaaaatacaggCAAATAATTTGCGTATTTCgaactttaaaaagacaaatatttaaggtgatggacaTCTAGTTActctgatttgatctttacaaattatatggaTGCGTTAAATTATCACAAGGACTCTCCAAAAATATCCTTTCCATGATGGGCACCGTGGCATGATTTTTAACAGGGGAATCAGATGTGATCAAATTAATGTCTTAGAATTATCACTCTGACCACAGTGAGGAGGAAGAATTTGGAAGAAGCAAATATATAGACAAGGAGAATAATTAGTTCCACGGATGTTGTTCTAATCCAGGTGACAGTTGGAGAGGATTTGATATCAGGGAGGAGTTGTGGTCACGGAGAAAAAGGGATAGAGTCCTGACACGGATATTACAATGGTAGGCAAGAGACCATGTGTCAACACTTGGTGGAGCAATAAGGAAGTTTCGGCTCAGAATGGCTATCTGGCTTGCAGAGCTCACACAGCTACTTAGCAATAGAGGTGCGAGAATGTGCACCCCTGTTCTGAGAATGTTTACCTGTATCTGTTTTGTCAACATGCTAAGATGACTCTATGCCACAGGACTTCGTTGATGGCAGAAGCTAAGATCAGTCATCTCTGAAGCCCTACATCACACCtgacatattttatatgtatatattatatatatatttatatattatatatatttatatattatatatttatatataatatatatttacatataatatacataatatatattttatatattatatatatagagagagagagagaaagaaagagagagagagagagagagagagacaggctctcactctgttgcccaggctggagtgcagtggtgccatctcggctcactgccaagatgggagctttgacctcccaggctcaaatgattcttgtgcctctctcccgagtagctgggattacaggtgctcaccaccatgcatggctaattttttttgcatttttaatagagatggggtttcaccatgttggccaggctggtctcgaactcctgggctcaagtgatcccactgcctcgcctccaaagtgctgatattacaggtgtgagccacagcacctggcacacctGGCATATTTTGTCCACAgtacattttcaataaatgtgAACTAGAAATACAGGTAAATCCTATTTGCACCTTCCTAACTTGCTTCCCATTCTACATGTCTCAGGGACCACTGGTGTCATGGCAGAGATGAACCTCACCTTGGTGACTGAGTTCCTCCTTATTGCATTCACTGAATATCCTGAATGGgcactccctctcttcctcttgtttttatttatgtatctcATCACCTTATTGGGGAACTTAGAGATGATTATTCTGATCCGCATGGATCACCAGCTCCACGCTCCAATGTATTTCCTTCTGAGTCACCTCGCTTTCATGGACATCTGCTACTCATCTATCACTGTCCCCCAGATGCTGGCAGTGCTGCTGGAGCATGGGGCAGCTTTATTCTACACACGCTGTGCTGCTCAGTTCTTTCTGTTCAACTTCTTTGGTTCCATCGACTGCTACCTCTTGGCCCTCATGGCCTATGACCGCTACCTGGCTATGTGCCAGCCCCTGCTTTATGTCACCATCCTGACACAGCAGGCCCGCTTGAGTCTTGTGGCTGGGGCTTACGTTGCTGGTCTCATCAGTGCCTTGGTGAGGACAGTCTCAGCTTTCACTCTCTCCTTCTGTGGAACCAATGAGATTGACTTTATTTTCTGTGACCTCCCTCCTCTGTTAAAGTTGACCTGTGGGGAGAGCTACACTCAGGAACTGCTGATTATTGTGTTTGCCATTTTTGTCATCCCTGCTTCCATGGTGATGATCTTGGTGTCCTACCTGTTTATCATCGTGGCCATCATGGGGATCCCTGCTGGAAGCCGGGCCAAGACCTTCTCCACCTGCACCTCCCACCTCA
This genomic window from Pan troglodytes isolate AG18354 chromosome 9, NHGRI_mPanTro3-v2.0_pri, whole genome shotgun sequence contains:
- the OR9Q1 gene encoding olfactory receptor 9Q1; the protein is MAEMNLTLVTEFLLIAFTEYPEWALPLFLLFLFMYLITLLGNLEMIILIRMDHQLHAPMYFLLSHLAFMDICYSSITVPQMLAVLLEHGAALFYTRCAAQFFLFNFFGSIDCYLLALMAYDRYLAMCQPLLYVTILTQQARLSLVAGAYVAGLISALVRTVSAFTLSFCGTNEIDFIFCDLPPLLKLTCGESYTQELLIIVFAIFVIPASMVMILVSYLFIIVAIMGIPAGSRAKTFSTCTSHLTAVSLFFGTLIFMYLRGNSDQSSEKNRVVSVLYTEVIPMLNPLIYSLRNREVKEALRKILNRAKLS